One segment of Xiphias gladius isolate SHS-SW01 ecotype Sanya breed wild chromosome 1, ASM1685928v1, whole genome shotgun sequence DNA contains the following:
- the si:ch211-260e23.9 gene encoding si:ch211-260e23.9, with amino-acid sequence MIGKILSHLLGSAGEDCDVADDTFEELMEFEEGGWVIVNLPENGPLSAPEVDPLENLLIEHPSMSVYQMRCGMSGEEEEEEQGFDEDEEDTSRPVAVRQHISWHLAAWGIPLPCNIQLLAVQRARTQAERKKLSRSSLHRQNLTKPRFSPAEKRYSHFKQPCQRLYNY; translated from the exons ATGATCGGAAAGATTCTTTCTCATCTGCTGGGGAGTGCTGGCGAGGACTGTGACGTAGCCGACGACACTTTTGAAGAGCTGATGGAATTTGAGGAGGGAGGATGGGTCATTGTTAATCTCCCAG AGAACGGGCCGCTATCAGCCCCCGAGGTGGATCCCCTCGAGAACCTGCTGATTGAGCACCCTAGCATGTCTGTCTACCAGATGAGATGCGGGAtgagtggagaggaggaggaggaggagcaaggCTTTGACGAAGACGAAGAGGACACTTCGAG GCCAGTGGCAGTGAGGCAGCACATATCTTGGCATCTGGCTGCCTGGGGAATCCCTCTGCCCTGCAACATCCAGCTGCTGGCTGTCCAGAGAGCCAGGACCCAGGCTGAGCGGAAGAAGCTAAGCCGCAGCTCCCTCCACAGGCAGAACCTCACTAAGCCACGATTCTCCCCAGCAGAGAAGCGCTACAGCCACTTCAAGCAGCCCTGCCAGCGCCTGTACAACTACTGA
- the zgc:162297 gene encoding uncharacterized protein F13E9.13, mitochondrial isoform X1: MRFLDLFGRLKSVVIGMIHVKALPGTPLGCMTMSHITEEACREASIYRDAGIDALIIENMHDIPYSFSVGPEVCACMTAVCTAVRSICPLLPLGVQILSSANQQALAVALASGLDFIRAEGFVFSHVADEGFLNACAGDLLRYRKQIGAEHVQIFTDIKKKHSSHALTSDVTIEETARAAEFFLSDGLVITGAATGVTADPRELREVSKSVRIPVLIGSGVTHDNIEHYLDANGMIIGSHFKENGHWANAVNPEKVKRFMDKIRDLRK; the protein is encoded by the exons ATGAGGTTTTTGGACCTTTTTGGGCGCTTAAAATCCGTGGTTATTGGAATGATTCATGTTAAAGCTCTACCAG GCACCCCCCTGGGTTGTATGACAATGTCACACATCACTGAAGAAGCATGCAGGGAGGCATCGATCTACCGTGATGCAGGGATT GACGCTTTGATCATTGAGAACATGCACGATATCCCTTACTCGTTCTCTGTGGGCCCCGAGGTGTGTGCCTGTATGACTGCAGTATGCACTGCTGTGAGAAGCATCTGTCCACTCCTGCCGCTCGGAGTTCAAATACTGTCTTCTGCTAACCAGCAAGCTTTGGCCGTAGCGCTGGCTTCAG GTCTGGATTTCATCAGGGCCGAgggttttgtcttttctcacGTGGCTGATGAGGGTTTCCTAAATGCCTGTGCCGGAGACTTACTGAGGTATCGCAAACAGATTGGAGCTGAGCATGTGCAGATCTTCACTGACATCAAAAAGAAGCACAG CTCCCATGCCCTGACATCAGATGTGACCATTGAAGAGACGGCACGTGCTGCGGAGTTCTTCCTCTCAGATGGACTCGTCATCACGGGAGCGGCTACCGGCGTGACGGCTGACCCGAGGGAGCTCAGAG AGGTTTCCAAGTCTGTGAGAATCCCAGTGCTGATAGGTTCCGGAGTGACCCATGACAACATTGAACACTACCTTGATGCAAATGGAATGATCATAGGGTCTCATTTCAAGGAGAATGGCCACTGGGCCAATGCAGTAAACCCGGAGAAAGTCAAGAGGTTCATGGACAAGATACGCGACCTTCGAAAATGA
- the zgc:162297 gene encoding uncharacterized protein F13E9.13, mitochondrial isoform X2, whose amino-acid sequence MTMSHITEEACREASIYRDAGIDALIIENMHDIPYSFSVGPEVCACMTAVCTAVRSICPLLPLGVQILSSANQQALAVALASGLDFIRAEGFVFSHVADEGFLNACAGDLLRYRKQIGAEHVQIFTDIKKKHSSHALTSDVTIEETARAAEFFLSDGLVITGAATGVTADPRELREVSKSVRIPVLIGSGVTHDNIEHYLDANGMIIGSHFKENGHWANAVNPEKVKRFMDKIRDLRK is encoded by the exons ATGACAATGTCACACATCACTGAAGAAGCATGCAGGGAGGCATCGATCTACCGTGATGCAGGGATT GACGCTTTGATCATTGAGAACATGCACGATATCCCTTACTCGTTCTCTGTGGGCCCCGAGGTGTGTGCCTGTATGACTGCAGTATGCACTGCTGTGAGAAGCATCTGTCCACTCCTGCCGCTCGGAGTTCAAATACTGTCTTCTGCTAACCAGCAAGCTTTGGCCGTAGCGCTGGCTTCAG GTCTGGATTTCATCAGGGCCGAgggttttgtcttttctcacGTGGCTGATGAGGGTTTCCTAAATGCCTGTGCCGGAGACTTACTGAGGTATCGCAAACAGATTGGAGCTGAGCATGTGCAGATCTTCACTGACATCAAAAAGAAGCACAG CTCCCATGCCCTGACATCAGATGTGACCATTGAAGAGACGGCACGTGCTGCGGAGTTCTTCCTCTCAGATGGACTCGTCATCACGGGAGCGGCTACCGGCGTGACGGCTGACCCGAGGGAGCTCAGAG AGGTTTCCAAGTCTGTGAGAATCCCAGTGCTGATAGGTTCCGGAGTGACCCATGACAACATTGAACACTACCTTGATGCAAATGGAATGATCATAGGGTCTCATTTCAAGGAGAATGGCCACTGGGCCAATGCAGTAAACCCGGAGAAAGTCAAGAGGTTCATGGACAAGATACGCGACCTTCGAAAATGA
- the ccne1 gene encoding G1/S-specific cyclin-E1 isoform X1, which produces MTTSAGNWRPGRSIRRFTPKLTPTPQSIMRGKREDTEAKSVAPEAPKENAVRPRKRKADVAIYLQDLDEEVAEMTRKKQRDCELVWSPDAGYRSPHRWIPTPDQEEDQPVALINAGFPHYNFNNIFVTPVHCAPLPALCWASKDVVWSNMLEKDKTYTRDVHVMEKHPHLQPKMRAILLDWLMEVSEVYKLHRETYHLAQDYFDRFMATQRNVFKSTLQLIGITCLFIAAKVEEMYPPKVHQFAYVTDEACTEDEILKMEIIIMKELKWSLSPQTPISWLHVYMQVAYLKETDDLLIPRYPQATFTQIAELLDLCMLDVRCLEFSNGILAASALFHFSSLELVENVSALKRVEVEECVRWMVPFAMALREVGGLPMKTFTGIPADDMHNIQSHAPYLTWLDKAYSYQDVELECHGNCSVPSGVLTPPLSSEKTEELVQVDTAALKIRPRMHAASPQRQSSEVTTETDKMTANPK; this is translated from the exons ATGACAACCAGTGCTGGAAATTGGCGCCCCGGCAGAAGCATCCGCAG GTTTACTCCCAAACTGACGCCAACCCCTCAGAGTATAATGCGAGGAAAACG GGAAGACACAGAAGCGAAGTCTGTTGCTCCCGAGGCCCCCAAGGAAAACGCAGTACGACCGAGAAAGAGGAAGGCAGATGTTGCCATT TATTTACAAGATCTGGATGAGGAGGTAGCAGAGATGACAAGGAAGAAGCAGCGTGACTGTGAG CTGGTCTGGAGTCCTGATGCTGGTTACAGAAGTCCACACAGGTGGATCCCCACGCCTGATCAGGAGGAGGACCAACCTGTTGCCCTGATAAACGCAGGCTTCCCACACTACAACTTTAACAACATATTTGTAACCCCTGTACATTGCGCCCCGCTCCCTGCGCTGTG CTGGGCCAGTAAGGATGTGGTATGGAGCAACATGTTGGAGAAGGATAAGACCTACACCAGGGATGTCCACGTGATGGAGAAGCATCCTCATCTGCAGCCCAAGATGAGAGCAATTCTCCTGGATTGGCTCATGGAG gTGAGTGAGGTGTACAAACTGCACAGGGAGACGTACCACCTCGCTCAGGACTACTTTGATCGCTTCATGGCCACACAGAGAAACGTGTTCAAATCAACACTGCAGCTCATAGGCATCACTTGTCTCTTCATTGCTGCCAAAGTAGAG GAGATGTATCCTCCCAAGGTCCACCAGTTTGCTTATGTTACAGACGAGGCCTGCACTGAAGATGAGATTCTCAAAATGGAAATCATTATCATGAAG GAGCTGAAGTGGAGTCTCAGCCCACAGACTCCCATCTCCTGGCTCCATGTTTACATGCAAGTGGCCTACCTGAAAGAGACAGACGACTTGCTCATCCCCAGATACCCCCAGGCTACCTTCACACAGAtagcagag TTGTTGGACCTGTGTATGCTAGATGTGCGTTGCCTCGAGTTTTCAAATGGCATCCTTGCTGCGTCAGCCCTGTTTCACTTCTCCTCTCTGGAGCTGGTGGAAAATGTTTCAg CTCTAAAGAGGGTGGAGGTAGAGGAGTGTGTGAGGTGGATGGTGCCATTTGCCATGGCACTGCGGGAGGTTGGCGGGTTGCCTATGAAAACATTCACAGGAATCCCGGCAGATGACATGCACAACATCCAGTCCCATGCCCCTTATCTTACATGGCTG GACAAGGCCTACTCTTACCAGGATGTGGAGTTGGAGTGTCACGGCAACTGTTCTGTCCCTTCAGGCGTCCTGACTCCACCCCTGAGCAGTGAGAAAACTGAAGAGTTGGTCCAAGTGGATACTGCAGCGCTGAAAATTAGACCAAGGATGCATGCTGCATCTCCACAAAGGCAAAGTAGCGAAGTAACCACTGAAACTGATAAGATGACAGCAAATCCTAAATAG
- the ccne1 gene encoding G1/S-specific cyclin-E1 isoform X2, with protein sequence MRGKREDTEAKSVAPEAPKENAVRPRKRKADVAIYLQDLDEEVAEMTRKKQRDCELVWSPDAGYRSPHRWIPTPDQEEDQPVALINAGFPHYNFNNIFVTPVHCAPLPALCWASKDVVWSNMLEKDKTYTRDVHVMEKHPHLQPKMRAILLDWLMEVSEVYKLHRETYHLAQDYFDRFMATQRNVFKSTLQLIGITCLFIAAKVEEMYPPKVHQFAYVTDEACTEDEILKMEIIIMKELKWSLSPQTPISWLHVYMQVAYLKETDDLLIPRYPQATFTQIAELLDLCMLDVRCLEFSNGILAASALFHFSSLELVENVSALKRVEVEECVRWMVPFAMALREVGGLPMKTFTGIPADDMHNIQSHAPYLTWLDKAYSYQDVELECHGNCSVPSGVLTPPLSSEKTEELVQVDTAALKIRPRMHAASPQRQSSEVTTETDKMTANPK encoded by the exons ATGCGAGGAAAACG GGAAGACACAGAAGCGAAGTCTGTTGCTCCCGAGGCCCCCAAGGAAAACGCAGTACGACCGAGAAAGAGGAAGGCAGATGTTGCCATT TATTTACAAGATCTGGATGAGGAGGTAGCAGAGATGACAAGGAAGAAGCAGCGTGACTGTGAG CTGGTCTGGAGTCCTGATGCTGGTTACAGAAGTCCACACAGGTGGATCCCCACGCCTGATCAGGAGGAGGACCAACCTGTTGCCCTGATAAACGCAGGCTTCCCACACTACAACTTTAACAACATATTTGTAACCCCTGTACATTGCGCCCCGCTCCCTGCGCTGTG CTGGGCCAGTAAGGATGTGGTATGGAGCAACATGTTGGAGAAGGATAAGACCTACACCAGGGATGTCCACGTGATGGAGAAGCATCCTCATCTGCAGCCCAAGATGAGAGCAATTCTCCTGGATTGGCTCATGGAG gTGAGTGAGGTGTACAAACTGCACAGGGAGACGTACCACCTCGCTCAGGACTACTTTGATCGCTTCATGGCCACACAGAGAAACGTGTTCAAATCAACACTGCAGCTCATAGGCATCACTTGTCTCTTCATTGCTGCCAAAGTAGAG GAGATGTATCCTCCCAAGGTCCACCAGTTTGCTTATGTTACAGACGAGGCCTGCACTGAAGATGAGATTCTCAAAATGGAAATCATTATCATGAAG GAGCTGAAGTGGAGTCTCAGCCCACAGACTCCCATCTCCTGGCTCCATGTTTACATGCAAGTGGCCTACCTGAAAGAGACAGACGACTTGCTCATCCCCAGATACCCCCAGGCTACCTTCACACAGAtagcagag TTGTTGGACCTGTGTATGCTAGATGTGCGTTGCCTCGAGTTTTCAAATGGCATCCTTGCTGCGTCAGCCCTGTTTCACTTCTCCTCTCTGGAGCTGGTGGAAAATGTTTCAg CTCTAAAGAGGGTGGAGGTAGAGGAGTGTGTGAGGTGGATGGTGCCATTTGCCATGGCACTGCGGGAGGTTGGCGGGTTGCCTATGAAAACATTCACAGGAATCCCGGCAGATGACATGCACAACATCCAGTCCCATGCCCCTTATCTTACATGGCTG GACAAGGCCTACTCTTACCAGGATGTGGAGTTGGAGTGTCACGGCAACTGTTCTGTCCCTTCAGGCGTCCTGACTCCACCCCTGAGCAGTGAGAAAACTGAAGAGTTGGTCCAAGTGGATACTGCAGCGCTGAAAATTAGACCAAGGATGCATGCTGCATCTCCACAAAGGCAAAGTAGCGAAGTAACCACTGAAACTGATAAGATGACAGCAAATCCTAAATAG